The sequence below is a genomic window from Haematobia irritans isolate KBUSLIRL chromosome 3, ASM5000362v1, whole genome shotgun sequence.
aGTCATTCAATTGtattcccaaagaaaattgttagcaagattttatttctatagaaaaattgtcaatatttctatacaaaactctttaaaatttgtttccatggaaaattttggcaaaaatttaattctatagaaaatcttggtaaaattttatttctatagaaaattttgtatattttatttctagggaaaatattgcctcaattttattctttatttggcaagattttatttctgtaaaaattaagtcaaattttatttctatagacacttttggcaaaattttatttctatagattttgtttgcaaaattttattttgcctcaattttatttccatagaatattttgtcaaaattttatttctttagaaaattttgtcaacattttatttctatagaagattttgtcaaaattttatttctatagaaaattttgtcaaaattgtatttccatagagaattttacaACACAGCAGATCCCTTTCCAttattttgtataccctccaccatagggtatattaactttgtcattccgtttgcaacacatcgaaatattgctctaagaccccataaagtatatatattctgggtcgtggtgaaattctgagttgatctaagcatgtcggtccgtctattgaaatcacgctaacttccgaacgaaacaggatatcgacttgaaacttggcacaagtagttgttattgatgtaggtcggatggaattgcaaattggccatatcggtccacttttacgtatagcccccatataaaccgacgctcagatttggcttgcggaacctcttggaggagcaaaatacacccgatccgtttgaaatttggtacattatgtttttatatggtttctcacagccatgcaaaaattggtccacatcggaccctaattatatatagctcccatataagccgatccccagatttggcttgcgctgcctctaagagaagcaaattttatccgatccggctaaaatttggtacatggtgctagtatatggtcttcaacaaacatgcaaaaattggtcaatatcggtccataattatatatagtccccatataaaccgatccccagatttggcttgcggagcctctaagagaagcaaattttatccgatccggctgaatatataaaccgatccccggatttgacctccgtccGGAgcacctttggaagagcaaacttcacccgatccggttgaaatttggtacatggtgttagtatatggtctctaatagaggtgtgcacgtgacacgaaattgtcgtgactcacgaaaattttcatggcaacggcgtgagtgtgcgtgatcgtgattaacaaaccaaaatgtcgtgcgtgagcatgagtcacgaaaatattatctccgtgaatgtgcgtgagcaaaggtttacgctcacgaaaataatcccgctcatcaacataaaacgcttaagagttaaattttagtgacacctgggatgttaagagtgtaataacgctcccgattttaataatgctcatgtcacgatatttttcgtgagttacgacattttcgggcgtgagtgtgcgtgagtacaaattttcttttcgtgagtgtgcgtgagcgtgagtcctaccaaacaatatcgtgcgtgagtgtgcgtgagtaagatttttccgtcgtgagtgtgcgtgagcgtgagtaaaatattactcacgtgcacacctctagtctctaacaaccatgcaaaaattggtccacaccggtcttaattatatataacccccatttaaaccgatccccagatttgacctccggagctattggaggaacaaaattcatccgacccggttgaaatttgtggtacgtggtgaaatttggtatattgcgctagtatatggccgctaacaaccatgccaaaattggtctatatcggtttatagttatatatagccgatccccaaatttttatttctatagaaaattttgtcaaaattttatttctatagaaaattttgtcaaaattttattgctatagaaaatttttgtcaaaattttattgctatagaaaatttttgtcaaaattttatttcattcgttttgtttgttattgttggtttctcttcaatcgttattgttattGGCGACAAAAGCCAaacaaatactggcaacactggtgagGAGGAAATCATTGTTTCATTGAATCGAAGTCGTTTCGAATTCAAATTTAGAAGAATCAATATGAGTAATACAACTCTGTCATCTAGCGGCGGGTAGTTACATTAAAACAATGCTggcagcagtgttgccagtattttttgtttttgctcttgtccccaaagtaGAACGCTTTTGTccccaaaaattcccaattaaaattataattttccacaaaaatctcCAATACATTTGTAACAAGTTCCAAAGTCCACTGTAACCGGGCAGCGTCCTATGCTTCAACTTATATGACTCAAATTATATTAGAATCTAGAATAATATCGACTGCGAAGAAGCTCTTAAGCCTCATGGACCACCATTGTCTGTGatataaatttattgaaagctcTTCTTTCATACTCGTTTATGAAACTAGAATCAATATTAGCTCATGTATATGAGATAAGTTCCCGTAGTCCCTTATCGGAATATATTTAagttatttaaaaaagaaaaaattatttcattccaGGGCTTCTCATTAGATTGGTGGCCTCTTTCCCGTGACCTTTTATGGAACACTATAAACATTGGTCTACTCTCTCTATTCGTTTACGATGGTTATATTTTATGGCATGAAGCATTCATATTGGTTATCTGTTTCTTCACAAATGTCATTAATCTCATAATGGATGCCAGGATACAAAAACAAATACGAGGTTCGATTACAGATATACACACTCTTTAATgtgatataaatttaaaaaaaaaatctcgctACAGATCCTGATAAATTATGTCCTTGCATTTGTTTTATACCTCAGAGTCCGGTATTAGATTTTGAGCAAATGCATAATCCAGATCACATAGATGAAGAATCCTTCAATTTCTCCCATTGGCCTGAGGATGGCAATATATGGATGAAACTTATTTGGTCGCTATCATATCCCTATGAATTGTTAATGTTTCTAACTATACCAAATGTTCGTAAGAATTGCGGTAGCATTTGTTATTTATGTGGCCTCCTAATGTCCATTGTATGGATATCAATATTGACATATTTAATTTCATGGATGCTTACGGTGGTTGGTAAGAATTTGATAATCATTTCTGTACAGTGAAACTTTTCACATTTGAACACTTTTCTtgagaaatgaaaataaatctcTTATAAGCGAACACCTCTCAAAATTTAGACGATGGGTTTCCACTTCTGAGATGTTTCCATGTACATagatgcagagaaggaatatgatcacctcaaacacatttctcgccaaacataaaatgcttgccgaaatcagttaTATAATTTGCCTCCAttctattccatagaaaattttgtcgaaattttattccaaaagaaaatgttggcaagattttatttctatagaaaattaagtcaaattttatttctatggagaattttacaaaaattttatttgtagggaaaattacgtcaaaattttatttctataggaaattttgtcgaaattttatttctacagaaaattgtggaaacatttttattcaaagagaaaattttggaaaaatttttattgatagaGAAAATTGTGGAAAGATTTTTATTCATAGAGAAACTCTtgcctcaattttatttctatagaaaattatgtcaaattttatttctgtagagaattttacaaaaatttcatttctagagaaaatttcgtcaaaattttatttctataggaaattttgtcataaatttatttctacagaaaatttcgtcaaaattttatttccttagaaaattgtggaaaaatttttattcatagagaAACCTTTGCctccattttatttctttagaaaatttgatcatattttatttctatagaaaattatgtcaaattttatttctttagagaattttgtcaaaattttatttcaagggaaaatttcgtcaaagttttatttctatagaaaattatgtcaaattttatttctatagaaaattttacaaaaattttatttctatggaaaacttttgcaaaaatttatttctacagaaaatttcgtcaaaatttttaattctatagaaaattgtagaaaattgtttattcatagagaaacttttgcgtcaattttatttctttagaaaattttatcaacttttatttcaatggaaaattatattcaattttatttctatagagaattttacaaaaaaattatttctagagaaaatttcgtcgaagttttatttctatagaaaatgatgtcaaattttatttctatagagaattttacaaaaattttatttctatgtaaaatttttgcaaacatttatttctacagaaaatgtcgtcaacatttttaattctatagaaaattgtggaaaaatgtttattgatagagaaacttttgtcacaaatttatttctttagaaatttttatttctaaaaaaaaatttgcaaaattttgtttctatagaaaaatttttttaacattctatagaaaattttttcaaattttatctaattttatttctatcaaaattttttcaaaattttatttctatagaaaactttttcaaacttttattcccaaagaaaattatgtcaaaattttatttctatagaaaattttgtcaaaattttttccagaaattttctatagaatttaattttctatagaaataaaatttttaaaaaatttctatagaaataaaattttgagataattttgtatggaaataaaattttgacaaaattttctatagaaataaaaatttgcttaattttctatagaaataaaagtttggttaaattttcaatagaaataaaagtttggctaaattttctatagaaataaaatttcgacaaaaatttctatagaaatacaattttgacaaaattttctgtagaaataaaattttgacaaaattttctatagaaataaaagtttggctaaattttctatagaaataaaatttcgacaaaattttctatagaaataaaattttggtaactttttcttgagaaataaaattttgtttaattttctattgaaataaaagtttggctaaattttctatagaaataaaatttttaaaaaaattttattcatagagaaaCTTTtgcctcaattttatttctttaaaaatttttatttctatagaaaattatgtcaaaattttatttctatagaaaattatgtcaaattttatttctacagaaaatttcgtcaaaattttatttctatagaaaattgtggaaaaatttttattcatagagaAACTTTtgcctcaattttatttctttagaaaattttatcatattttatttctataaaaaattatgccaaattttatttctatagagaattttacaaaaattttatttctagagaaaatttcgttgaagttttatttctatagaaaattatgtcaaattttatttctacagaaaatttcgtcaaaatttgatttctatagaaaaactttttcaaacttttattcccaacgaaaattacgtcaaaattttatttctataaaatttttttaaaaattttatttatatagaaaattttgacaaaattttttccagaaaattttctacagaattacattttctatagaaataaaattttgacaaaattttttatagaaataaaatttttaaaaaaattgtattcatagAGAAACTTTtgcctcaattttatttctttagcaaatgttatcatattttatttctatagaaaattatttctttagagagttttacaaaaattgtatttctagggaaaatttcgtcgaaaattgtagaaaaatgtttagTCATAGAGAAACTTTtgcgtcaattttatttctttaaaaaattttattcatagagaaaCTTTTGCctcaattttgtttctttagaaaattttatcatattttatttctatagaaaattatttctttagagaattttacaaaaattgtatttctagggaaaatttcgtcgaagttttatttctataaaaaattatgttatattttatttctatagagaattttacaaaaagtttatttctaatgaaaatttttgcaaaaatttatttctacagaaaatttcgtcaaaatttttaattctatagaaaattgtagatttttattcatagagaaacttttgcgtcaattttatttctttagaaaattttatcaattttttttcaatggaaaattatgttcaattttatttctatagagaattttacaaaaattttatttctagagaaaatttcgtcaaagttttatttctatagaaaattatgtcacattttatttctatagagaattttacaaaaattttatttctatgtaaaatttttgcaaatatttatttctacagaaaatttcgtcaacatttttaattctatagaaaattgtggaaaaattcatagagaaacttttgtcacaattttatttctttagaaaatttgatcaaattttatttctaaaaaaaattgcaaaattttatttctatataaaattttttaaaattctatagaaaattttttcaaatttttattcccaaagaaaattatgtaaaaattttatttcaatagaaattgtttcacaattttatttctatagaaacttttttcaaaattttattcccaaagaaagttttgtcaaaattttatttctataggaaattttttcaaaaatttatttctatagaaaatttcgtcaaaattttatcaaattttatttctttaaaaattttttcaaaattttatttctatagaaaactttttcaaacttttattcccaaagaaaattatgtcaaaattttatttctatagaaaattttgtaaaatgttttccagaaattttctataaaatttaattttctatagaaataaaatttttaaaaaatttctatagaaataaaattttgagataattttctatggaaataaaattttgacaaaattttctatagaaataaaaatttgcttaattttctatggaaataaaaatttgcttaatattctatagaaataaaagttcggctaaatttttaatagaaataaaattttgacaaaattttctatagaaataaaattttgacaaaattttctatagaaataaaattttgacaaaattttctatagaaataaaattttgcttaattttctatagaaataaaatattgacaaaagtttctatagaaaaaaaattttgacaaaattttctatagaaataaaattttgacaaaattttctatagaaataaaattttgacaaaattttctatagaaataaaattttgacaaaattttctatagaaataaaattttgacaaaattttctatagaaataaaattttgacaaaattttctatagaaataaaattttgacaacattttctatagaaataaaattttggaaaaattctctatagaaataaatttttgaatataatgcttgccgaaatcagttaTATAATTTCCGTGAAAATAACTTGCTTgtaacaaaaatattacatgtttcccatccaaaaatagtattttgctGTTGAGTCAtgattgaggtgatcatatcgcTTCTCTTGGATAAGATcacgaaaattaattgattcaattaatttgtttttattgaaatttcttcaatcactcacacgattggaaaaaattaatttaatctgagtaattaaagaaaaaaatattataaaagtttttaaatcaattattttttctaatacaattacaattttaatttaaaaatatgtttttctgtgtacctattcttattttaatatcgtttatttgttttgatttactacacagaaaaaaatattttgtttgtctttaatcacgaaattaattggtccaatcaattgttaaatgaaatgttttcaagCACGTAAATGATAgtacgcagaaaaaaatttcacaaaaaatgttccaattaaagtcttaattgagttttaaaaaatattcaattctaaatttaattaattcaaaaattttgttaattgaaacaaaactccatcacaaaagttaataatatcaactaattttttaatagggtcaattaatttttttattaatactatcatttctgtgattgaagacatttcaataaaaaaaattaattgcatcaattaatttcgtgattgaattagaaaaagaaaatttttgtgtgtatcaatcaccatagtcaattaaaaattggcctaattaaaaaattaattgatgcaactaatttatgtgattgatttttgtttcaataaaaaaattattgaatcaattaaacgtttaattgaatatttttttttttaattcaattaaaattttatttggaacctttttttgtaatattttttctgtgtaggctaTTACTTGCAAATTCCCGATTCCATAATGGGCATAACATTTCTGGCCATAGGAACTAGTATTCCAGAAGCCATATCCAGTATTATAGTAACCAGAAAAGGTACATCCCCTAAAAACATTTATAGTTgggatattatttattattattattattatttattttttaactttttaggtTATGGTTCTATGGCTGTAAGCAATGCTGTGGGCTcgaataatttcaatatttcattttgtttgggGGTACCTTGGTTCTTTAAAACGCTTTTTCTTGCTCAGCAATCACAAACAGCCGCCATTGACATTAATTCCGCCAGTATTTTCTATTCCACTGCTATTTTAATAGCCTCGTCTAGCATATTGTATTTTTCATTTCTTGTAACACGTTTCCAATTGGGAATTGGAGTTGCCACTATCTGTTTTATCTCATATGTGGCTTATATTGTTTTGGCTGTTACGCTGGAAATGTATGTTTTTAGTGAACACAATCTTCCCCACTGTCATCATATATCGTAAAttagttaataaaaaaattttgtttttacgaaaataaagaattttctaaTATCATTAATAGGAGAGAGTGTCTAAATCAATCAGGTAATCACAACTTCTGAATCATATCACCGGTTGAGTTTCACAAAACAGCTatcatttagaaataaaacgtcgCACTAAAATTGGCATACTTTCCCAtaaactatagaaatgaaatatattaATTTGCCTCAGTCTTACAATCGTCAAATCTTACATTGTTTCTCTTCATTTCAACGAAAGCGTAATTAATCGGATTGAAGTCGTGCATACCTATCAAAAAATGGTGCATAATTTTAGGCGCGCGCATATCAGGTAAGTGATATTAGTTAGCGGATAAGTAATGATAAGTTTATCACTTCACACGAAGACACTATAATAGAGAAGAGagcaaattggcttgcgtcataccaaatgttgctttACAAAGCCATATACGTAAAttcatatttacaatttttttttgaaaaactcaatttctttaatttaaacgAATTTCAATTTTGTGCAATAATTAAAGCATTacagtcacggttgccacaattggtagaattctaccataaatggtagatttttttactgtttcgtaaaattcttgatgttttggtagatgcgaaatattcctctccaaccaagaggtacttcacaaattttctatagaaaaaaaattttgacaaaattttctatagaaataaaattttgacaaaatttgctatagacataaaattttgacaaaattttcgatagaaataaaattttgacaaaattttctatagaaataaaattttattagaaataaaattttgacaaaattcgttatacaaataaaattttgttaaaattttttacagcaataaaattttgttaaacttttccatagaaataaaagtaaattttacatgaaattttgttaaaattttccatagaaatgaaattttgacaaaactttctatagaaataaaattttgacaagacaaaattttctatagaaataaaattttgacaaaattttctatataaataaaattttgacaaaattctctatagaaataaaattttgacaaaatgttctatagaaataaaattttgacaacatttgctatggaaataaaattttattagaaataaaattttgacaaaattcgttatacaaataaaattttgttaaaattttttacagaaataaaactttgttaaaataaaagtaaattttacatgaaattttgttaaaattttccatagaaataaaattttgacaaaattttctatagaaataaaattttgacaaaattttctatagaaataaaatgttgacaaaattttctatggaaataaaattttgacaaaattttctatagaaataaaattttgacaaaattttctatagaaataaaattttgacaaaa
It includes:
- the LOC142228612 gene encoding sodium/potassium/calcium exchanger 5-like — protein: MDQTMTFGQGNFSQIHSFFHRNHEDIENCTISGIDVFPDWFTASGIHYDYVLICFLINIYLFFGVAIVCDEYCVPSVERLCYKLGMSYDVAGATFLAMATSAPEFFVNLYATFLTEGDMGIGTVVGSSTFNSLAITALCGFTAAAGFSLDWWPLSRDLLWNTINIGLLSLFVYDGYILWHEAFILVICFFTNVINLIMDARIQKQIRDPDKLCPCICFIPQSPVLDFEQMHNPDHIDEESFNFSHWPEDGNIWMKLIWSLSYPYELLMFLTIPNVRKNCGSICYLCGLLMSIVWISILTYLISWMLTVVGYYLQIPDSIMGITFLAIGTSIPEAISSIIVTRKGYGSMAVSNAVGSNNFNISFCLGVPWFFKTLFLAQQSQTAAIDINSASIFYSTAILIASSSILYFSFLVTRFQLGIGVATICFISYVAYIVLAVTLEMYVFSEHNLPHCHHIS